The Microcebus murinus isolate Inina chromosome 4, M.murinus_Inina_mat1.0, whole genome shotgun sequence genome has a segment encoding these proteins:
- the SNX19 gene encoding sorting nexin-19 isoform X2, translating into MKAETASPLQDTPAESSCNLSNLLSSRKLMAVGVLLGWLLIIHLLVNVWLLCLLSALLLVLGGWLGSSAIGGASGRLHLERFIPVATCPPCPEAERQLEQEINCTIQMIIRDFVLSWYHSVSQEPAFEEEMEAAMKGLVQELRRRMSMVDSHAVAQSVLTLCGCHLQSYIQAKEATAGKQSGPVEPSQLWEAYCQATGPHPAVHSPSAEVTYTRGIVNLLLQELVPKPHLETRTGRHVVVELITCNVILPLISRLSDPDWIHLIVVGIFSKARNPAQVAKPLCTSSALEQPSVPTSLPLTAEAEHLPGGRAPSPVVAPVFLNCSETEGPSGRSPEIEEGHEAVEGDLGGMSEERKMGNNLSHFLQPDIRGPLFLCEDSELDSPLSELGKETIMLMTPGNFLSDRIQDALCALEGSQALEPKDGEGSESIEGAEAEEGPRTETESGLLVSMLNACPEIQIDSADKEVEQGDVSSLTAVLEEPEKTCPLRPSCLEKDLTNDMSSLDPSLPPVLLSSSPPGPLSSAFSFEPLSSPDGPVVIQNLRITGTITAREHSGTGFHPYTLYTVKYETALDSENSSGLQQLAYHTVNRRYREFLNLQTRLEEKPDLRKFIKNVKGPKKLFPDLPFGNMDSDRVEARKSLLESFLKQLCAIPEIANSEEVQEFLALNTDARIAFVKKPFMVSRIDKIVVSAIVDTLKTAFPRSEPQSPTEELSEAETENKPQTEGKKASKSRLRFSSSKIAPAVNVTEAHDKILYCLQEANVESEIPSTSGMLSFVEKQTKLLEVQPAEVPEKDPEQIPKGYVDSYLSHAAMPAQDLRNSDLGTETELADTALDLLLLLLMEQWKWLCTENVQKFLRLIFGTLVQRVSHC; encoded by the exons ATGAAGGCAGAGACAGCGTCCCCATTGCAGGACACCCCAGCTGAGTCCAGCTGTAATCTCAGTAATCTGTTGAGTAGTCGGAAGCTGATGGCTGTGGGAGTCTTGCTCGGCTGGCTCCTCATTATCCATCTTCTGGTCAATGTGTGGCTTCTGTGCCTTCTATCTGCATTGCTATTGGTTCTGGGAGGATGGCTGGGCTCCAGCGCCATTGGGGGGGCTTCAGGTCGACTGCACTTAGAACGCTTCATCCCAGTGGCCACCTGCCCTCCGTGTCCTGAGGCAGAAAGGCAGCTGGAACAGGAGATCAACTGCACCATCCAGATGATTATTCGGGATTTTGTGTTATCTTGGTATCATTCAGTGAGCCAGGAGCCAGCTTTCGAGGAAGAGATGGAGGCAGCCATGAAAGGGTTGGTCCAGGAGCTTCGGAGGAGGATGAGCATGGTAGACAGTCATGCTGTTGCCCAGAGTGTTCTGACTCTCTGTGGTTGTCACCTGCAGAGCTACATTCAGGCAAAGGAGGCCACTGCAGGAAAGCAGAGTGGTCCAGTCGAGCCATCCCAGCTCTGGGAAGCTTACTGCCAGGCCACTGGCCCACATCCTGCTGTGCACAGCCCCAGTGCTGAGGTCACATACACACGTGGCATTGTGAATTTGTTGCTGCAAGAGCTAGTGCCAAAGCCCCACTTGGAGACTCGGACTGGACGCCACGTAGTGGTGGAACTCATTACTTGCAATGTAATCTTACCACTGATCAGCAGACTGTCAGATCCTGACTGGATCCATCTTATAGTCGTAGGTATCTTTTCCAAGGCTAGAAATCCAGCACAAGTGGCTAAACCACTCTGTACATCCAGTGCCCTGGAACAGCCCTCAGTGCCCACCTCTCTACCACTGACTGCTGAGGCAGAACATCTGCCAGGAGGGAGAGCCCCTTCTCCAGTAGTAGCCCCAGTGTTCCTAAACTGCAGCGAGACAGAGGGGCCTTCAGGCCGCTCCCCAGAGATTGAAGAAGGCCATGAAGCTGTAGAGGGAGATTTGGGTGGGAtgtctgaagaaagaaaaatgggaaacaaccTCTCTCATTTCCTACAGCCAGATATTCGAGGCCCCTTGTTCTTATGTGAAGACTCAGAGCTGGATTCTCCACTGTCTGAACTGGGCAAAGAAACTATCATGCTCATGACTCCAGGCAACTTCCTCTCTGACAGGATTCAGGATGCCCTGTGTGCCCTAGAGGGTTCCCAGGCTCTGGAGCCTAAGGATGGTGAGGGATCTGAAAGCATCGAAGGAGCAGAAGCTGAGGAGGGGCCAAGGACAGAGACGGAGTCAGGCCTGCTGGTTTCCATGCTGAACGCCTGCCCTGAGATCCAGATTGACTCAGCAGATAAGGAGGTAGAGCAAGGAGATGTCTCCTCTCTTACAGCTGTGCTGGAGGAGCCAGAAAAGACCTGCCCCCTACGACCCTCATGCTTAGAGAAGGATCTCACCAATGACATGAGCTCCCTCGATCCTAGTCTGCCACCAGTTTTGCTTTCCTCCTCTCCGCCTGGTCCTCTTAGTTCAGCTTTCAGCTTTGAGCCCCTGAGCAGTCCGGATGGCCCAGTTGTCATCCAGAACCTTCGTATCACTGGCACCATTACTGCCCGAGAGCACAGTGGCACTGGATTCCACCCATACACGCTCTACACTGTGAAG TACGAGACAGCCCTTGACAGTGAGAACAGCAGCGGCCTGCAGCAGCTGGCCTACCACACTGTGAATCGCCGCTACCGGGAGTTCTTGAATCTGCAGACTCGTCTAGAGGAGAAACCGGATCTACGAAAGTTCATCAAAA atgtgaaGGGTCCTAAAAAGCTCTTTCCAGATCTTCCGTTTGGAAACATGGATAGTGACAGAGTAGAAGCCCGTAAGAGCCTCCTGGAATCATTCTTAAAG CAACTCTGTGCCATTCCTGAGATCGCTAACAGTGAGGAGGTGCAGGAGTTCCTTGCTCTGAACACAGACGCTCGTATTGCCTTTGTCAAGAAACCGTTTATGGTCTCTAGAATAGACAAG ATTGTGGTGAGTGCTATTGTGGATACCTTGAAGACAGCATTTCCTCGCTCTGAACCCCAGAGCCCTACAGAAGAGCTGAGTGAGGCTGAGACTGAAAACAAGCCCCAGACAGAAGGCAAGAAGGCTAGCAA GTCCAGACTGAGATTCTCATCCAGTAAAATTGCTCCAGCAGTAAATGTGACTGAAGCACATGACAAGATTCTCTATTGTCTCCAGGAAGCCAATGTG GAGTCAGAGATCCCATCCACGTCTGGAATGTTATCCTTTGTTGAAAAACAGACAAAGTTACTGGAAGTGCAGCCAGCAGAAGTCCCAGAAAAAGATCCTGAACAAATCCCCAAAGGATATGTGGACAGTTACTTGTCACATGCAGCCATGCCTGCCCAAGATCTCAGAAACAGTGATCTAG GAACAGAGACAGAGTTAGCCGACACAGCCCTGGATCTGCTCCTCTTGCTACTAATGGAACAGTGGAAATGGCTATGTACTGAAAACGTGCAGAAATTTCTTCGTCTTATCTTTGGGACCCTAGTTCAGAG
- the SNX19 gene encoding sorting nexin-19 isoform X4, which produces MKAETASPLQDTPAESSCNLSNLLSSRKLMAVGVLLGWLLIIHLLVNVWLLCLLSALLLVLGGWLGSSAIGGASGRLHLERFIPVATCPPCPEAERQLEQEINCTIQMIIRDFVLSWYHSVSQEPAFEEEMEAAMKGLVQELRRRMSMVDSHAVAQSVLTLCGCHLQSYIQAKEATAGKQSGPVEPSQLWEAYCQATGPHPAVHSPSAEVTYTRGIVNLLLQELVPKPHLETRTGRHVVVELITCNVILPLISRLSDPDWIHLIVVGIFSKARNPAQVAKPLCTSSALEQPSVPTSLPLTAEAEHLPGGRAPSPVVAPVFLNCSETEGPSGRSPEIEEGHEAVEGDLGGMSEERKMGNNLSHFLQPDIRGPLFLCEDSELDSPLSELGKETIMLMTPGNFLSDRIQDALCALEGSQALEPKDGEGSESIEGAEAEEGPRTETESGLLVSMLNACPEIQIDSADKEVEQGDVSSLTAVLEEPEKTCPLRPSCLEKDLTNDMSSLDPSLPPVLLSSSPPGPLSSAFSFEPLSSPDGPVVIQNLRITGTITAREHSGTGFHPYTLYTVKYETALDSENSSGLQQLAYHTVNRRYREFLNLQTRLEEKPDLRKFIKNVKGPKKLFPDLPFGNMDSDRVEARKSLLESFLKQLCAIPEIANSEEVQEFLALNTDARIAFVKKPFMVSRIDKIVVSAIVDTLKTAFPRSEPQSPTEELSEAETENKPQTEGKKASKSRLRFSSSKIAPAVNVTEAHDKILYCLQEANVESEIPSTSGMLSFVEKQTKLLEVQPAEVPEKDPEQIPKGYVDSYLSHAAMPAQDLRNSDLGTETELADTALDLLLLLLMEQWKWLCTENVQKFLRLIFGTLVQRLCSRNPWSEQMSAELGSSPRVTTTTPHQQAFNFLPWGHYPGILGSQCLC; this is translated from the exons ATGAAGGCAGAGACAGCGTCCCCATTGCAGGACACCCCAGCTGAGTCCAGCTGTAATCTCAGTAATCTGTTGAGTAGTCGGAAGCTGATGGCTGTGGGAGTCTTGCTCGGCTGGCTCCTCATTATCCATCTTCTGGTCAATGTGTGGCTTCTGTGCCTTCTATCTGCATTGCTATTGGTTCTGGGAGGATGGCTGGGCTCCAGCGCCATTGGGGGGGCTTCAGGTCGACTGCACTTAGAACGCTTCATCCCAGTGGCCACCTGCCCTCCGTGTCCTGAGGCAGAAAGGCAGCTGGAACAGGAGATCAACTGCACCATCCAGATGATTATTCGGGATTTTGTGTTATCTTGGTATCATTCAGTGAGCCAGGAGCCAGCTTTCGAGGAAGAGATGGAGGCAGCCATGAAAGGGTTGGTCCAGGAGCTTCGGAGGAGGATGAGCATGGTAGACAGTCATGCTGTTGCCCAGAGTGTTCTGACTCTCTGTGGTTGTCACCTGCAGAGCTACATTCAGGCAAAGGAGGCCACTGCAGGAAAGCAGAGTGGTCCAGTCGAGCCATCCCAGCTCTGGGAAGCTTACTGCCAGGCCACTGGCCCACATCCTGCTGTGCACAGCCCCAGTGCTGAGGTCACATACACACGTGGCATTGTGAATTTGTTGCTGCAAGAGCTAGTGCCAAAGCCCCACTTGGAGACTCGGACTGGACGCCACGTAGTGGTGGAACTCATTACTTGCAATGTAATCTTACCACTGATCAGCAGACTGTCAGATCCTGACTGGATCCATCTTATAGTCGTAGGTATCTTTTCCAAGGCTAGAAATCCAGCACAAGTGGCTAAACCACTCTGTACATCCAGTGCCCTGGAACAGCCCTCAGTGCCCACCTCTCTACCACTGACTGCTGAGGCAGAACATCTGCCAGGAGGGAGAGCCCCTTCTCCAGTAGTAGCCCCAGTGTTCCTAAACTGCAGCGAGACAGAGGGGCCTTCAGGCCGCTCCCCAGAGATTGAAGAAGGCCATGAAGCTGTAGAGGGAGATTTGGGTGGGAtgtctgaagaaagaaaaatgggaaacaaccTCTCTCATTTCCTACAGCCAGATATTCGAGGCCCCTTGTTCTTATGTGAAGACTCAGAGCTGGATTCTCCACTGTCTGAACTGGGCAAAGAAACTATCATGCTCATGACTCCAGGCAACTTCCTCTCTGACAGGATTCAGGATGCCCTGTGTGCCCTAGAGGGTTCCCAGGCTCTGGAGCCTAAGGATGGTGAGGGATCTGAAAGCATCGAAGGAGCAGAAGCTGAGGAGGGGCCAAGGACAGAGACGGAGTCAGGCCTGCTGGTTTCCATGCTGAACGCCTGCCCTGAGATCCAGATTGACTCAGCAGATAAGGAGGTAGAGCAAGGAGATGTCTCCTCTCTTACAGCTGTGCTGGAGGAGCCAGAAAAGACCTGCCCCCTACGACCCTCATGCTTAGAGAAGGATCTCACCAATGACATGAGCTCCCTCGATCCTAGTCTGCCACCAGTTTTGCTTTCCTCCTCTCCGCCTGGTCCTCTTAGTTCAGCTTTCAGCTTTGAGCCCCTGAGCAGTCCGGATGGCCCAGTTGTCATCCAGAACCTTCGTATCACTGGCACCATTACTGCCCGAGAGCACAGTGGCACTGGATTCCACCCATACACGCTCTACACTGTGAAG TACGAGACAGCCCTTGACAGTGAGAACAGCAGCGGCCTGCAGCAGCTGGCCTACCACACTGTGAATCGCCGCTACCGGGAGTTCTTGAATCTGCAGACTCGTCTAGAGGAGAAACCGGATCTACGAAAGTTCATCAAAA atgtgaaGGGTCCTAAAAAGCTCTTTCCAGATCTTCCGTTTGGAAACATGGATAGTGACAGAGTAGAAGCCCGTAAGAGCCTCCTGGAATCATTCTTAAAG CAACTCTGTGCCATTCCTGAGATCGCTAACAGTGAGGAGGTGCAGGAGTTCCTTGCTCTGAACACAGACGCTCGTATTGCCTTTGTCAAGAAACCGTTTATGGTCTCTAGAATAGACAAG ATTGTGGTGAGTGCTATTGTGGATACCTTGAAGACAGCATTTCCTCGCTCTGAACCCCAGAGCCCTACAGAAGAGCTGAGTGAGGCTGAGACTGAAAACAAGCCCCAGACAGAAGGCAAGAAGGCTAGCAA GTCCAGACTGAGATTCTCATCCAGTAAAATTGCTCCAGCAGTAAATGTGACTGAAGCACATGACAAGATTCTCTATTGTCTCCAGGAAGCCAATGTG GAGTCAGAGATCCCATCCACGTCTGGAATGTTATCCTTTGTTGAAAAACAGACAAAGTTACTGGAAGTGCAGCCAGCAGAAGTCCCAGAAAAAGATCCTGAACAAATCCCCAAAGGATATGTGGACAGTTACTTGTCACATGCAGCCATGCCTGCCCAAGATCTCAGAAACAGTGATCTAG GAACAGAGACAGAGTTAGCCGACACAGCCCTGGATCTGCTCCTCTTGCTACTAATGGAACAGTGGAAATGGCTATGTACTGAAAACGTGCAGAAATTTCTTCGTCTTATCTTTGGGACCCTAGTTCAGAG